In Nitrosococcus oceani ATCC 19707, the following proteins share a genomic window:
- a CDS encoding TolC family protein, giving the protein MKISHSPRACNRLPVLGIIALALLFIFTSCASHNLPSLGGQPGQGALFEPENGTIAASPEQTGEGKPLFGGVSSPEPVLTEGEALSLSKLEALARQHNPTLAQAKAQIQSEHAKALEAGLYPNPVIGYIGEQISVRGTVGEFQGGFIRQKIVTAGKLRLSREKYQARASAAELLALAQMYRVINAVRMQFYRTLGAERKLEVQQELLETAEDRQVTVQEMFNVGQANRADLHQTRVLRQAQLLNVQQAENDLAMERETLGAIIGLLQPLGEVTGKLEAPLRHLVWEEALERLLAESPELAAAHANLKADEIMVQREKVEPIPNLFIEGSAGRNFEASETVYGVRAFVEVPLFDWNQGTIRQAKADWRRQRNEVRRTELSLRQSLADWFRRFRTALQKVTEYQNVILPQSEQRYVTRLKSYRADRETWPGVLEAQQDFFHRGLIYIDQLVAWRQAQVAIDGFLLVGGLEPPAGVVPPGHIDSVPKPR; this is encoded by the coding sequence ATGAAAATAAGCCATTCCCCCAGAGCGTGTAACCGCCTACCGGTTTTAGGAATAATAGCCCTTGCTTTGCTATTCATATTCACCAGTTGCGCAAGTCATAACCTCCCTTCCCTGGGGGGACAGCCAGGACAAGGCGCACTTTTTGAACCTGAAAACGGGACCATTGCCGCCTCGCCTGAGCAGACCGGGGAAGGGAAGCCATTGTTTGGCGGCGTCTCATCCCCCGAGCCTGTGCTAACAGAGGGAGAAGCGCTTTCCTTGAGCAAGTTAGAGGCCCTCGCGCGGCAACACAATCCTACTTTGGCCCAGGCCAAAGCCCAGATCCAGTCAGAACATGCCAAGGCCCTGGAAGCGGGGCTTTATCCCAATCCGGTCATAGGATATATCGGTGAGCAAATCAGCGTGCGGGGAACCGTGGGTGAATTTCAAGGGGGATTTATCCGCCAGAAAATCGTCACGGCGGGGAAGCTGCGCTTGAGCCGTGAGAAATACCAAGCCCGCGCTTCTGCCGCGGAGCTTCTTGCCCTGGCCCAGATGTACCGGGTGATTAACGCGGTGCGTATGCAGTTTTACCGGACCTTGGGCGCCGAGCGTAAGCTTGAGGTTCAACAAGAGCTGCTAGAGACGGCGGAAGATAGGCAGGTGACGGTGCAGGAGATGTTCAACGTGGGACAGGCCAATCGGGCCGATCTTCACCAGACACGGGTTCTACGCCAGGCGCAGCTACTCAATGTGCAGCAGGCGGAGAATGATTTGGCCATGGAGCGGGAAACTCTGGGAGCGATTATTGGTTTGTTGCAACCCCTGGGGGAGGTGACGGGGAAGTTGGAAGCTCCTTTGCGGCACCTGGTGTGGGAAGAGGCTCTGGAGCGGCTATTGGCGGAGAGCCCAGAGCTGGCCGCAGCCCATGCCAATCTTAAAGCCGATGAAATTATGGTGCAGCGGGAAAAAGTGGAACCTATTCCCAATCTATTTATTGAAGGCTCTGCCGGCCGAAACTTTGAGGCTTCCGAGACCGTCTATGGGGTGAGGGCTTTTGTGGAAGTACCCCTTTTTGATTGGAATCAAGGCACCATTCGGCAGGCTAAAGCAGATTGGCGACGCCAGCGCAATGAGGTGCGCCGGACGGAACTCAGCTTGCGCCAATCCTTGGCCGACTGGTTTCGCCGTTTTCGCACCGCGCTGCAAAAGGTCACGGAGTATCAAAATGTCATTTTGCCCCAATCGGAGCAGCGCTATGTCACGCGCCTTAAAAGCTATCGGGCGGATCGGGAAACCTGGCCGGGGGTGTTGGAAGCACAGCAAGACTTTTTTCATCGTGGCCTGATTTATATTGACCAACTGGTAGCTTGG